AAAGAAATTCAAAGCGAATTTCTGGGGATTAGATGGTAAAAAGAAAAAATTACCAAACGCTGAAGCCGTCAAAGAAGTCACTACACGAATCAAAGGAAAAGAGTACGATGTAACAAAAGTTGAGAAAAAAGAACGTAAGAGAAATCCTGCGCTACCTTTTACAACGAGTAGCCTACAACAAGAAGCAGCTAGAAAATTAAACTTCAGAACCCGAAAAACCATGATGGTCGCTCAACAATTATATGAGGGAATTGCTCTAGGGAAACAGGGAACAGTGGGGTTGATTACCTATATGCGTACTGATTCTACCAGAATAGCAGATTCAGCTAAAGTAGAAGTAGCTGAGTATATTGAAAAAACATATGGAAGTGAGTTTTCAGCTCACGGCGGACGCAAAGTGAAAAATGCTCAAGGTGCTCAAGACGCCCATGAAGCCATTCGTCCATCAAGCGTAATGCGTACGCCAAATGAAATCAAACAATACCTAGACAAAGATCAGTTAAAACTTTATACTTTGATTTGGTCACGTTTAGTTGCTAGTCAAATGACACCTGCTGTATTAGATACAATGAAGGTAACATTAGAACAAAACGGCGTGATTTTCATCGCCAATGGGGCTAAGGTGAAATTCAAAGGGTTCATGCAAGTTTATGTTGAAGGTCGTGATGACGGTAAAGAGGATAAAGAAAATATCCTTCCCGATTTGGCTGAGGGTGACAAAGTGAATGCTCTTGATATCGAACCAAAACAACATTTCACACAACCACCAGCAAGATTTAGTGAAGCAACCTTGATTCGTGCCCTAGAAGAAAATGGTGTAGGTCGCCCTTCTACTTATGCACCCACTTTAGAAACGATTCAAAGACGTTATTATGTTAAATTGACGAATAAGCGATTTGAGCCAACTGAATTAGGTGAAATTGTCAACTCGTTGATTGTTGAATTCTTCCCGCAAATTGTGGATGTCCACTTTACAGCTTCAATGGAAGGCGATTTAGACAAAATCGGGATTGGTCAAGAAAAATGGGTAGAAGTCGTCGATCGTTTCTACCAACCATTTGAAAAAGAGTTGACGAATGCAGAAGAAAAAATCGAAAAAATACAGATCAAAGATGAGCCAGCAGGTTTTGATTGTGATCTTTGCGGTCACCCGATGGTAATCAAGCTAGGACGTTACGGCAAGT
This sequence is a window from Enterococcus sp. 7F3_DIV0205. Protein-coding genes within it:
- the topA gene encoding type I DNA topoisomerase produces the protein MAYKYLVIVESPAKAKTIEKYLGKNYKVVASVGHIRDLPKSKMGVDTENNYEPHYISIRGKGDVIKSLKAAAKKAEKVYLAADPDREGEAIAWHLSFLLGLDLNDKNRVVFNEITKEAVKAAFKEPRTINLDLVDAQQARRILDRLVGYSLSPILWRKVKKGLSAGRVQSVALKIIIDRENDIRKFIPEEYWSIDGNFQKAKKKFKANFWGLDGKKKKLPNAEAVKEVTTRIKGKEYDVTKVEKKERKRNPALPFTTSSLQQEAARKLNFRTRKTMMVAQQLYEGIALGKQGTVGLITYMRTDSTRIADSAKVEVAEYIEKTYGSEFSAHGGRKVKNAQGAQDAHEAIRPSSVMRTPNEIKQYLDKDQLKLYTLIWSRLVASQMTPAVLDTMKVTLEQNGVIFIANGAKVKFKGFMQVYVEGRDDGKEDKENILPDLAEGDKVNALDIEPKQHFTQPPARFSEATLIRALEENGVGRPSTYAPTLETIQRRYYVKLTNKRFEPTELGEIVNSLIVEFFPQIVDVHFTASMEGDLDKIGIGQEKWVEVVDRFYQPFEKELTNAEEKIEKIQIKDEPAGFDCDLCGHPMVIKLGRYGKFFACSNFPECRNTKAIVKEIGVTCPVCNEGQVIERKSKKNRLFYGCSRYPECEFTSWDKPIGRPCPKCGQYLVEKKVKGGKQVVCINGDYEENVQK